The proteins below are encoded in one region of Phyllopteryx taeniolatus isolate TA_2022b chromosome 11, UOR_Ptae_1.2, whole genome shotgun sequence:
- the sgms1a gene encoding phosphatidylcholine:ceramide cholinephosphotransferase 1: MTKVAAWSAEDVADWLSKEGMPEYIDPLRQTDGTALLRLTRVDFRSPPLLLVSSDGGQRLLERLETLQIETHIEAHKNGHANGHAGGLPNGTVKPQKNGTLRTAEMVRIPIPPMENSRTSLPPEWGKTGVAFVYAVVCFVTTTIVISVVHERVPPKEHTPPLPDKFFDLFNRVEWAFSICEINGMLLVALWLIQWVLLKHRSIIGRRFFFIVGTLYLYRCITMYITTLPVPGMHFKCSPKLLGDWEAQMRRVMKMIAGGGLSITGSHTMCGDYLYSGHTVMLTLTYLFIKEYSPRRFWWYHWICWTLSAVGVFCILLAHDHYTVDVVVAYFITTRLFWWYHTMANQQSLKETSQSNPFSRVWWYGPFQYLEENVSGIVPRSYQLPLWVRNVQWKRGVMYSRLDVQ, from the exons ATGACAAAAGTAGCAGCGTGGTCCGCCGAGGATGTCGCCGACTGGCTGAGCAAAGAGGGCATGCCGGAGTACATCGACCCACTCCGCCAGACTGACGGCACCGCCTTGCTGCGGCTCACGCGGGTGGATTTCCGCTCACCGCCACTCCTCCTGGTGTCCTCGGACGGCGGGCAGCGGCTGCTGGAGCGTCTGGAGACGCTGCAGATCGAGACCCACATCGAGGCGCACAAGAACGGCCACGCGAACGGGCACGCCGGCGGGCTTCCCAACGGGACCGTTAAGCCCCAGAAGAATGGCACGTTGCGGACGGCAGAAATGGTGCGCATTCCCATCCCTCCGATGGAGAACTCGCGCACCTCCTTACCGCCCGAGTGGGGAAAGACTGGCGTCGCCTTCGTCTACGCGGTGGTGTGCTTCGTCACCACCACCATCGTGATATCGGTGGTCCACGAGAGGGTGCCGCCTAAAGAGCACACCCCGCCGCTGCCCGACAAGTTCTTTGACCTGTTCAACAGGGTAGAGTGGGCCTTCTCAATCTGCGAGATCAACGGCATGCTGCTGGTGGCGCTATGGCTCATACAGTGGGTGCTCCTCAAACACAG GTCAATCATAGGCAGGCGCTTCTTTTTCATTGTGGGTACACTGTATTTATATCGGTGTATTACCATGTACATCACCACTCTGCCCGTCCCCGGGATGCACTTCAAATGCTCTCCGAAG CTTCTCGGCGACTGGGAAGCGCAGATGAGGAGGGTAATGAAGATGATTGCCGGCGGGGGTCTCTCCATCACGGGCTCCCACACCATGTGTGGAGATTACCTGTACAGCGGCCACACGGTCATGCTAACGCTAACATACCTCTTCATCAAGGAGT ATTCCCCCAGACGGTTCTGGTGGTACCACTGGATCTGCTGGACCTTGAGCGCCGTGGGAGTCTTCTGCATCCTTCTGGCCCACGACCACTACACTGTGGATGTGGTGGTCGCTTACTTTATCACTACACGCCTCTTCTGGTGGTACCACACGATGGCCAACCAGCAG TCGCTGAAAGAGACGTCGCAGAGTAACCCCTTCTCGCGGGTGTGGTGGTATGGGCCCTTCCAGTACTTGGAGGAGAACGTCAGCGGCATCGTGCCCCGCTCCTACCAGCTGCCGCTGTGGGTGCGAAACGTGCAGTGGAAACGCGGTGTCATGTACAGCCGGCTGGACGTCCAGTGA